A stretch of the Flavobacterium aquiphilum genome encodes the following:
- a CDS encoding L-serine ammonia-lyase yields MEACISVFDMLKIGVGPSSSHTLGPWRAAERFLNELKSEFDINKITRVKVDLYGSLSLTGKGHATDFAVMLGLSGQDPEYIPIQNIEGIIKSIETKNEILLGNQTPIPFFILQDIVFNKNFLPFHANGLTFTAYFNDETKYSSTFYSIGGGFVVKEEREDVQAKEAIKCAFPYPIDKASELLAYCKNENKTISEIIYDNEKSMRPEAEIHHELMRIWKTMLECMYIGCHSEGILPGGLHVRRRAFDMHQNLIGLSNYSTPQEWLEEIRKTEVKFRQILKWVSCFALAVNEVNAALGRVVTAPTNGSAGVIPAVLMYYLVIENHQGGENEIKKFLMVAGEIGSIFKKGSTISAAMGGCQAEIGVSSAMAAGALCELLGGSPEQVLMAAEIAMEHHLGLTCDPIGGLVQIPCIERNTMGAIKAINAAELALETDAKNAKVSLDKVIDTMWQTAKDMNSKYKETSEGGLAVAVNMADC; encoded by the coding sequence ATGGAAGCATGTATCTCGGTTTTTGATATGCTAAAAATTGGTGTTGGCCCATCCAGTTCACATACACTTGGCCCTTGGCGTGCTGCCGAGCGCTTCTTAAACGAACTGAAAAGTGAATTTGATATTAACAAAATCACGAGAGTTAAAGTCGATTTATACGGTTCTCTTTCATTAACAGGAAAAGGACACGCCACCGATTTTGCAGTTATGCTCGGATTAAGTGGTCAAGACCCCGAATACATTCCTATCCAAAATATCGAAGGAATCATCAAATCGATCGAAACCAAAAATGAAATCCTTTTAGGAAACCAAACGCCTATTCCTTTTTTCATACTTCAGGACATTGTTTTCAATAAAAACTTTCTTCCATTCCATGCCAACGGATTAACATTCACAGCTTACTTCAATGATGAAACCAAATATAGTTCTACATTTTACTCCATAGGAGGCGGATTTGTTGTTAAAGAAGAAAGAGAAGATGTACAGGCTAAAGAAGCCATAAAATGCGCTTTCCCCTATCCTATCGATAAAGCCAGCGAACTTTTGGCTTATTGCAAAAATGAAAACAAAACCATTTCGGAAATCATATATGATAACGAAAAATCCATGCGTCCCGAAGCGGAAATTCACCATGAATTAATGCGTATTTGGAAAACCATGTTGGAATGTATGTATATTGGCTGCCATTCCGAGGGAATACTTCCGGGCGGATTACACGTTCGAAGACGTGCCTTTGACATGCACCAAAATCTAATTGGTTTATCCAATTATTCCACACCACAGGAATGGCTCGAAGAAATCAGGAAAACCGAAGTTAAATTTCGCCAAATTCTAAAATGGGTTAGCTGTTTTGCATTGGCGGTAAACGAAGTAAACGCGGCTCTAGGACGAGTAGTCACCGCTCCTACCAATGGAAGCGCCGGAGTAATTCCTGCCGTTTTAATGTATTATTTGGTTATCGAAAACCATCAGGGCGGCGAAAACGAAATCAAAAAATTCTTGATGGTTGCCGGTGAAATAGGGAGTATTTTCAAAAAAGGCTCTACCATCTCTGCGGCAATGGGTGGCTGTCAAGCCGAAATAGGCGTTTCGAGCGCCATGGCTGCGGGTGCACTATGCGAATTGTTAGGCGGAAGCCCGGAACAAGTTTTAATGGCTGCTGAAATTGCTATGGAACACCACTTAGGCCTAACCTGTGATCCAATCGGTGGTTTAGTACAAATTCCTTGTATCGAAAGAAACACCATGGGAGCCATAAAAGCCATAAACGCTGCCGAACTCGCTCTAGAAACCGATGCCAAAAACGCCAAAGTTTCCCTTGACAAAGTTATAGACACGATGTGGCAAACCGCCAAAGACATGAACTCAAAATACAAAGAAACTTCCGAAGGTGGACTGGCAGTTGCCGTGAATATGGCAGATTGCTAG
- a CDS encoding sensor histidine kinase — protein sequence MKIKTKLTLGVGLLFFLIVLLVGLATRQVYKLSNDTENILVANYNSLDYSRNMLKELGKIEKEGKSFEKFDKFLKLQSQNITEIGEDEFTQNLIEDIVMYKKQNTSLLASKIRNDIFDIMKVNMDAIQRKSNIASKTAQDAILWISLTGTTCFVIAFTLLINLPSNIANPIRDLTNSIRQIADRNYQQRVHFESHNEFGDLARSFNTMAMKLQEYNESNLAKLMMEKKRVETLINNMRDPVIGLDDKNTILFVNEQALNISSLKAIEVIGKSANEVAISNDLIRSLLQHLVDNEIKSKPETLKIYADKKESYFEKQFIPIEIIPTGEKERINIGSFIILRNVTAYKELDEAKTNFIATVSHEFKTPIASMKMSLQLLENEGIGELNQEQKELVHSIYDDANRLLKTTGELLNITQVESGKTKINIEHCAVKPIVMQAIESTKSTAEQNKIKLELITEENLPEILVDKEKTVWVISNLISNAIRYSYENSSVRIEVEKDSKNIFISVIDNGLGISSQYKDKIFDKYFRVPGTVKEGTGLGLAISKEFIEAQGGKISVESELGSGSKFTVQLNIS from the coding sequence ATGAAAATAAAAACAAAACTTACGCTTGGCGTTGGATTACTATTTTTTCTGATTGTATTACTTGTAGGATTAGCCACCCGCCAAGTATATAAATTATCCAATGACACAGAAAACATACTTGTAGCAAATTACAATTCATTGGATTATTCCAGAAATATGCTTAAAGAATTAGGAAAAATTGAAAAGGAAGGAAAATCTTTTGAAAAATTTGACAAGTTTTTAAAATTGCAATCCCAAAATATAACCGAAATCGGTGAAGACGAGTTTACTCAAAATCTTATCGAAGATATTGTAATGTATAAAAAACAAAATACAAGTCTTTTAGCTAGTAAAATCCGTAATGATATTTTTGATATTATGAAGGTAAATATGGATGCTATTCAGCGAAAAAGCAATATAGCTTCCAAAACAGCTCAGGATGCAATACTATGGATCTCTTTAACCGGTACCACTTGTTTTGTCATAGCCTTTACCCTTCTTATAAATTTGCCAAGCAACATAGCTAACCCTATCAGGGACTTGACTAATAGTATTCGTCAAATTGCAGATAGAAATTACCAACAACGTGTTCATTTTGAAAGTCATAATGAGTTTGGTGATTTAGCCCGATCTTTCAACACAATGGCTATGAAATTGCAAGAATACAATGAAAGTAATTTGGCTAAACTCATGATGGAGAAAAAGCGTGTTGAAACACTGATAAACAATATGCGGGATCCGGTTATAGGATTAGATGATAAGAACACCATTTTATTTGTTAACGAACAAGCATTGAATATTTCCAGTTTGAAAGCTATTGAAGTTATAGGGAAATCTGCTAATGAAGTAGCAATTTCAAATGATTTAATACGCTCTTTGTTACAACATTTGGTTGATAATGAAATCAAAAGTAAACCTGAAACTTTGAAAATTTATGCCGATAAAAAAGAAAGTTATTTTGAAAAACAATTTATTCCCATCGAGATAATTCCAACAGGTGAGAAAGAAAGGATAAACATTGGTTCATTTATTATTCTGCGTAATGTAACTGCTTATAAAGAGCTTGATGAAGCCAAGACCAATTTTATAGCAACCGTTTCACATGAATTCAAGACACCAATTGCTTCTATGAAAATGAGTTTGCAATTATTGGAAAATGAAGGCATTGGCGAACTCAATCAGGAACAAAAAGAATTGGTTCACAGTATCTATGATGATGCCAATAGGTTATTAAAGACCACAGGTGAGCTATTGAATATTACCCAAGTAGAATCCGGAAAAACCAAGATAAACATTGAGCATTGTGCTGTTAAGCCAATTGTGATGCAAGCAATAGAGTCAACAAAAAGTACTGCAGAACAAAATAAAATAAAACTGGAGCTGATAACTGAAGAAAATTTACCTGAAATACTTGTTGATAAAGAGAAAACAGTATGGGTGATTTCAAATTTAATTTCAAATGCTATTCGCTATTCCTATGAAAACTCCTCTGTTAGGATCGAAGTAGAAAAGGATTCAAAAAATATTTTTATAAGTGTGATAGATAATGGACTTGGTATATCATCACAATATAAAGATAAGATTTTTGATAAATATTTCAGAGTTCCGGGAACGGTAAAGGAAGGAACTGGCCTTGGACTTGCCATAAGCAAAGAGTTTATTGAAGCGCAGGGAGGAAAAATTTCTGTTGAAAGCGAATTAGGATCGGGCAGTAAATTTACTGTTCAGTTAAACATTAGTTAG
- a CDS encoding sensor protein KdpD codes for MENKREDNVQHFLDLIKKSRRGKFKVYIGMSAGVGKSFRMLQEAHSLLKNGIDIKIGYIETHNRKETQDLLEGLPLIPRRKLFYKGKELEEMDVQAIINLRPEVVIVDELAHTNIEGSKNEKRWQDVMEILEAGINVISAVNIQHIESLNEEVKSITNVEVKERIPDIVLAQADEVVNIDLTADELITRLKEGKIYQAEKIEMALKNFFKSEHILQLRELALKEVASQVERKVEIEVPKNKAIRHEKFLACISSNENTAKRVIRKTARLANYYNSKWYVLYVQLPNESVDKIALDKQRHLINNFKLATELGAEVVKIEHTKIAKAIIEQAEQKNVTTVCIGKPRMNIMKVILSTNIFKELLNKLSSSDIDLIILS; via the coding sequence TTGGAAAATAAAAGGGAAGATAATGTACAGCACTTTCTCGATTTAATAAAAAAATCACGTAGAGGGAAATTTAAAGTCTACATCGGTATGAGTGCCGGTGTAGGCAAAAGTTTTCGTATGCTTCAAGAAGCGCATTCTCTACTAAAAAACGGAATTGATATTAAAATTGGCTATATCGAAACTCATAACCGTAAAGAGACTCAAGATTTATTGGAAGGCCTTCCTTTGATTCCAAGAAGAAAACTTTTTTATAAAGGCAAGGAACTTGAGGAAATGGATGTGCAGGCAATTATCAATTTACGGCCTGAAGTGGTAATTGTTGATGAATTGGCACACACTAATATCGAAGGAAGTAAAAACGAAAAGCGTTGGCAAGATGTTATGGAAATTCTCGAAGCAGGAATAAATGTAATCAGTGCTGTAAATATCCAACATATTGAAAGCCTTAATGAAGAGGTGAAAAGCATTACCAATGTTGAAGTGAAAGAACGGATTCCCGATATCGTTTTGGCTCAGGCCGATGAAGTGGTAAACATTGATTTGACCGCAGACGAATTAATAACACGTCTAAAAGAAGGTAAAATATATCAGGCCGAAAAAATAGAAATGGCACTTAAAAATTTCTTTAAAAGTGAACATATATTACAACTTCGGGAATTGGCACTTAAAGAGGTGGCCAGTCAGGTGGAACGAAAAGTTGAAATTGAAGTACCAAAAAATAAAGCAATAAGACACGAAAAATTTCTTGCCTGCATTAGCAGCAATGAGAATACCGCCAAAAGAGTTATTCGAAAAACAGCAAGACTAGCTAACTATTATAACAGTAAATGGTATGTTTTATATGTTCAATTGCCTAATGAAAGTGTTGATAAAATTGCTCTTGATAAGCAACGGCACCTTATTAATAATTTCAAGTTAGCCACCGAACTCGGAGCAGAAGTTGTCAAAATTGAACATACCAAAATAGCCAAAGCCATTATTGAACAGGCGGAGCAAAAAAATGTAACAACGGTTTGTATTGGAAAACCGCGAATGAATATAATGAAAGTCATTCTTTCTACGAATATTTTCAAAGAGTTGCTAAATAAATTATCTTCGAGTGATATCGATTTAATCATTTTAAGCTGA
- a CDS encoding porin has product MNSKIASLLAALSSFGLQAQTDTVKKANPLKISGYIETYYAYDFGQPENNTRPAFLYSYNRHNEVNLNLGFIKAAYEKDNVRANLALMTGTYSNANLAAEEGVLKNIYEANAGVKLSNTQNLWVDAGIFSSHIGFESAIGKDCWNLTRSIPAENSPYYESGVKISYTSNNGKWFLSGLVLNGWQRIQRVDGNKTLAFGHQLTYKPNTIITLNSSSFIGNDKPDDSKQMRYFHNLYGQFQLNEKWGVTTGFDIGVEQKSTGSESYNCWYSPVLVAKYKVTDKIDIAAREEYYSDKNQVIIATGTPNGFQTYGYSVNLDYNFYDNVVWRIEVRNLSSKDEIFTDGNELSRQNFAMVTALAISF; this is encoded by the coding sequence ATGAATTCAAAAATAGCAAGCCTGTTAGCAGCTCTTTCCTCATTTGGTTTACAAGCGCAAACTGATACTGTAAAAAAAGCAAATCCCTTAAAAATAAGTGGATATATAGAAACATACTATGCTTATGATTTTGGTCAGCCGGAAAACAATACCCGTCCCGCTTTCCTCTATTCTTACAATCGTCATAACGAAGTGAATTTAAATTTAGGTTTTATCAAGGCAGCGTATGAAAAAGACAATGTTAGGGCAAACTTAGCTTTAATGACAGGAACCTACAGTAACGCGAATTTAGCTGCCGAAGAAGGTGTTTTAAAAAATATTTATGAAGCCAATGCCGGGGTAAAACTTTCAAATACCCAAAATCTTTGGGTAGATGCGGGAATATTTTCTTCACATATAGGTTTTGAAAGCGCAATTGGTAAAGACTGTTGGAATTTAACCCGAAGTATTCCTGCTGAGAATTCGCCTTATTATGAAAGTGGTGTAAAAATATCCTACACTTCCAATAATGGCAAATGGTTTTTAAGCGGATTGGTTTTAAACGGTTGGCAGCGCATTCAGCGTGTTGACGGAAATAAAACCTTAGCTTTTGGGCACCAGTTAACCTATAAACCCAACACAATAATAACCTTGAACAGCAGCTCGTTTATTGGCAATGATAAGCCGGACGATTCAAAACAGATGCGCTATTTTCATAACCTTTATGGACAATTCCAACTTAATGAAAAATGGGGGGTGACTACAGGTTTTGACATTGGGGTAGAGCAAAAAAGCACAGGAAGTGAAAGTTATAACTGTTGGTACTCACCCGTTTTAGTTGCAAAATATAAAGTCACCGACAAAATAGATATTGCAGCTAGGGAAGAGTATTATTCAGATAAAAATCAGGTAATAATTGCAACCGGTACACCAAATGGCTTTCAAACTTATGGATATTCCGTAAATTTAGATTATAATTTTTATGACAATGTAGTTTGGCGTATTGAAGTCCGAAATTTGAGTAGCAAGGATGAAATTTTTACTGATGGCAATGAGCTGTCCAGGCAAAATTTTGCAATGGTAACAGCTTTGGCTATTTCATTTTAA
- a CDS encoding K(+)-transporting ATPase subunit C, whose translation MKTHIISGIKLTALCLVFFSVIYTMFILGIAQITPNSGKGEILEVNGKKQYANIGQSFTDLKYFNSRPSAVNYNAAGSGGSNKGPSNPQYLAEVQKRIDTFLIQNPEIKKSEIPAELVTASGSGLDPNISVQAAKVQIKRIAKIRNIEQEKLVQLISKNTENPLLGIFGPEKINVLKLNIALDKLK comes from the coding sequence ATGAAAACACACATTATATCAGGAATAAAATTGACAGCCTTATGCTTGGTTTTTTTCTCTGTAATTTACACCATGTTCATTTTAGGAATTGCTCAAATTACTCCCAATAGCGGAAAAGGGGAAATCCTTGAAGTAAATGGTAAAAAGCAGTATGCCAACATAGGTCAATCTTTTACCGATCTCAAATACTTTAATTCAAGACCATCTGCCGTAAACTATAACGCGGCAGGTTCCGGAGGAAGTAATAAAGGACCAAGCAATCCGCAGTATTTGGCCGAAGTCCAAAAAAGAATCGACACTTTCTTGATTCAGAATCCCGAAATTAAAAAAAGTGAAATCCCTGCCGAATTAGTTACGGCAAGTGGCAGTGGACTAGATCCGAATATTTCGGTACAGGCAGCAAAAGTTCAGATTAAACGAATCGCCAAAATTAGAAACATCGAACAAGAAAAATTGGTACAGTTAATTAGCAAAAATACTGAAAACCCTTTGTTGGGAATTTTTGGTCCCGAAAAAATTAATGTCCTTAAATTAAACATCGCTTTAGATAAATTAAAATAA
- the kdpB gene encoding potassium-transporting ATPase subunit KdpB, protein MKTKNKSLFQKELMLEALKQSFLKLNPATLFRNPIMFTVEIGTAVMFCVCLWILSGEQSQGSFAYNFAIFLILLFTLLFANFAEAIAEARGKAQADSLRKTREETPAKKIEQVGDMYVNELVVVPSSSLRKGDVFICETGDIIPTDGEIIEGLATIDESAITGESAPVIREAGGDKSSVTGGTKVLSDKIKVQVTTEPGESFLDKMIALVEGASRQKTPNEIALTILLAGFTLIFIIVCVTLKPFADYAHIPITIAAFISLFVCLIPTTIGGLLSAIGIAGMDRALRANVITKSGKAVETAGDIDVLLLDKTGTITIGNRKATRFYTTENVDQKDFVKYCMLSSLADETPEGKSIVELAGESIKEKLSIDGATLIKFTAETRCSGVNLPDGTRIRKGASDSIKGISEKAGNNFPKDIEGNVINISKNGGTPLVVSVNEKVMGVIELQDIIKPGIQERFERLHKMGVKTVMVTGDNPLTAKFIAEKAGVDDFIAEAKPEDKMNYIKNEQQLGKLVAMMGDGTNDAPALAQADVGVAMNSGTQAAKEAGNMVDLDNDPTKLIEIVEIGKQLLMTRGTLTTFSIANDVAKYFAIIPALFITAIPSLQGLNIMQLHSPETAILSAVIFNAIVIPFLIPLALKGVAYKPIGASALLRRNLLWYGLGGIIVPFIGIKAIDIVVALFM, encoded by the coding sequence ATGAAAACTAAAAATAAATCATTGTTTCAGAAAGAGTTAATGCTAGAAGCTTTAAAACAATCTTTTTTAAAGCTGAACCCTGCCACACTTTTTAGAAATCCAATTATGTTTACCGTAGAAATCGGTACAGCAGTAATGTTTTGTGTTTGTCTTTGGATTTTATCCGGAGAACAGTCCCAAGGAAGTTTTGCTTATAATTTTGCAATCTTTCTAATTCTATTATTTACATTACTTTTTGCCAATTTTGCGGAAGCAATAGCCGAAGCCAGAGGTAAAGCTCAAGCGGACAGTTTGAGAAAAACCCGTGAAGAAACTCCTGCCAAAAAAATAGAACAAGTGGGGGACATGTATGTAAATGAACTAGTCGTTGTTCCGTCATCAAGTCTAAGAAAAGGAGATGTTTTCATTTGTGAAACAGGGGATATTATTCCAACAGACGGCGAAATCATTGAAGGCTTGGCTACCATTGATGAAAGTGCAATTACAGGAGAAAGTGCGCCGGTTATTAGAGAAGCAGGAGGGGACAAAAGTTCCGTGACCGGAGGGACAAAAGTATTATCCGATAAAATTAAGGTACAAGTTACAACCGAGCCTGGGGAGAGCTTTTTGGATAAAATGATTGCCTTGGTCGAAGGTGCTTCACGACAAAAGACACCTAATGAAATCGCATTAACGATACTTCTAGCAGGCTTTACCTTAATCTTCATAATTGTCTGTGTTACCTTAAAACCTTTTGCCGATTATGCCCATATTCCAATCACCATAGCGGCTTTTATTTCGTTGTTTGTCTGTTTGATACCTACAACAATCGGAGGGCTTTTATCTGCAATTGGTATTGCCGGTATGGACAGGGCTTTGCGCGCCAATGTAATTACAAAATCAGGTAAAGCAGTTGAAACTGCCGGTGATATTGATGTATTGTTACTCGATAAAACAGGTACAATAACTATAGGAAACAGAAAAGCTACAAGGTTCTATACGACGGAGAATGTAGATCAAAAAGACTTCGTTAAATACTGTATGCTTTCTTCCTTGGCAGATGAAACTCCCGAAGGGAAATCGATTGTTGAATTAGCGGGTGAGAGTATCAAAGAAAAGCTCTCTATTGATGGAGCAACACTTATCAAATTTACAGCCGAGACGAGATGCAGCGGTGTCAATTTACCCGACGGCACAAGAATCCGAAAAGGAGCCTCCGATTCCATTAAGGGAATAAGCGAAAAAGCGGGTAACAATTTTCCAAAAGATATTGAGGGAAATGTCATCAATATATCTAAAAATGGAGGAACACCTTTGGTTGTTTCAGTTAATGAAAAAGTCATGGGGGTTATCGAATTACAGGATATTATAAAACCGGGAATTCAGGAACGTTTTGAGCGTTTGCACAAAATGGGGGTAAAAACCGTGATGGTAACAGGAGATAATCCGCTAACAGCCAAGTTTATTGCAGAAAAAGCAGGTGTAGATGATTTTATCGCCGAGGCAAAACCCGAAGACAAAATGAATTACATCAAAAATGAGCAGCAGCTTGGTAAGTTGGTTGCGATGATGGGTGACGGTACCAATGATGCTCCCGCCTTGGCTCAGGCCGATGTTGGAGTTGCTATGAACAGTGGAACTCAAGCTGCCAAAGAAGCCGGTAATATGGTGGATTTGGATAACGACCCAACCAAACTGATTGAAATTGTCGAAATCGGGAAACAATTGTTAATGACAAGGGGGACTTTGACCACTTTTAGCATTGCCAATGACGTTGCTAAGTATTTTGCCATCATCCCTGCACTTTTCATAACAGCTATTCCTTCATTGCAGGGATTGAACATCATGCAGCTGCATAGTCCTGAAACCGCCATTTTATCGGCAGTTATCTTCAATGCTATTGTGATTCCGTTTTTGATTCCGCTAGCTTTAAAAGGAGTTGCTTACAAACCGATTGGGGCATCGGCTTTATTGAGAAGAAATTTACTTTGGTACGGACTTGGAGGTATCATTGTCCCTTTTATTGGGATTAAAGCAATAGATATTGTAGTAGCATTATTCATGTAA
- the kdpA gene encoding potassium-transporting ATPase subunit KdpA, which translates to MNTEILGIIAMFLITLGLSIPLGKYIAKVYLGQKTFLDPIFNPIEKLFYKISGIDVTKEMNWKQHMVVLLTLNMIWFLLAMFVLMCQGWFPLNPDNNPNMTADLAFNTAISFIVNCNLQHYSGETGLSYLGQLFLMFLQFVSAGIGLAAAAVLFNALKERTTENLGNFYNYFIKSCTRILLPISIIVAVILLFNGTPMTFEGKQTMTTLQGDTVQVSQGPVAAFTAIKHVGTNGGGFFGANSAHPFENPNYFTNMVEMVAQIIIPFAMIFALGFYLKRRKLSWMIFSVMTIGFLALTIPTVITEMNGNPKIAAMGIDTSKGATEGKEVRFGAAASGYWSIATTVISTGSVNSMHDSAMPLSGMNQLLAMMVNCFYGGCGVGILNFYIFIILAVFISGLMVGRTPEFLGKKIEAREMKIAMIVALLHTVLILAGTALSTAFPEQGASTLNNPGFHGFSEILYEFTSSAANNGSGFEGLGDNNPWWNITTGIVLILSRFLPIIGPIAIAGILANKKHIPESAGTLKTDTATFGLMIFSVIAIIAALSFFPALALGPIAEFFSIK; encoded by the coding sequence ATGAATACAGAAATTTTAGGAATTATTGCAATGTTCCTCATTACACTGGGATTGTCAATCCCATTAGGAAAATACATTGCTAAAGTTTATTTGGGTCAAAAGACATTTTTAGATCCTATTTTCAATCCAATTGAGAAGTTGTTTTATAAGATTAGCGGGATTGATGTTACAAAAGAAATGAACTGGAAACAACACATGGTTGTTTTGCTAACATTGAACATGATCTGGTTTTTATTGGCTATGTTCGTTTTAATGTGCCAAGGATGGTTTCCGCTTAATCCCGACAATAATCCGAACATGACAGCTGATTTGGCTTTTAATACCGCTATTTCTTTTATTGTGAATTGCAATCTTCAGCATTATTCTGGGGAAACCGGTTTAAGTTATTTGGGACAATTGTTTTTAATGTTTTTACAGTTCGTTTCAGCCGGAATCGGATTGGCAGCCGCAGCAGTATTGTTTAACGCTTTAAAAGAAAGGACTACCGAGAATCTGGGGAATTTCTACAACTATTTTATCAAATCATGCACTCGAATTTTGCTTCCTATTTCAATAATTGTAGCCGTTATTTTGTTGTTTAACGGTACTCCAATGACTTTTGAGGGAAAACAAACAATGACGACACTACAAGGAGACACTGTTCAGGTTTCTCAAGGGCCTGTTGCCGCATTTACTGCAATTAAACATGTTGGTACGAACGGGGGAGGTTTTTTTGGGGCCAACTCGGCACATCCTTTTGAAAATCCCAATTATTTTACCAATATGGTCGAAATGGTGGCGCAAATAATTATTCCTTTTGCCATGATTTTTGCCCTTGGATTTTATTTGAAACGTCGTAAACTTTCCTGGATGATTTTCAGTGTGATGACTATAGGCTTTCTGGCTTTGACCATTCCTACAGTAATTACAGAAATGAATGGTAATCCAAAGATTGCCGCTATGGGAATAGATACTTCTAAAGGAGCTACTGAAGGAAAAGAAGTGCGATTTGGGGCAGCAGCTTCGGGATATTGGAGTATTGCCACGACAGTAATCTCAACAGGTTCAGTAAATTCAATGCATGACAGTGCTATGCCGCTCTCGGGTATGAATCAATTGTTAGCCATGATGGTCAACTGTTTTTACGGTGGCTGTGGTGTCGGAATATTGAATTTTTACATTTTCATCATTCTTGCAGTATTCATTAGCGGATTGATGGTGGGGCGTACACCTGAATTTCTAGGAAAGAAAATTGAAGCCCGGGAAATGAAAATTGCCATGATAGTCGCTTTATTGCACACAGTATTGATTTTAGCCGGAACGGCACTTTCAACAGCATTTCCGGAACAAGGAGCCAGTACATTGAATAATCCGGGATTTCATGGATTTAGCGAAATACTGTATGAATTCACTTCTTCGGCGGCAAACAATGGTAGTGGGTTTGAAGGTCTTGGTGATAACAATCCATGGTGGAATATCACAACAGGAATTGTGCTTATTTTATCAAGATTCTTACCAATAATAGGGCCGATTGCAATCGCAGGAATTTTGGCCAATAAAAAACATATTCCTGAAAGTGCTGGAACCTTAAAAACGGATACTGCAACCTTTGGACTGATGATTTTCTCTGTCATTGCTATCATCGCTGCTTTGTCTTTCTTTCCTGCCTTGGCTTTAGGGCCGATTGCTGAATTTTTTTCTATAAAATAA
- a CDS encoding potassium-transporting ATPase subunit F has product MIALFIIAIAVFVYICYVLVKPDKF; this is encoded by the coding sequence ATGATAGCCTTATTTATAATTGCGATAGCAGTATTTGTATATATCTGCTATGTGTTGGTAAAACCTGATAAATTTTAA